One Burkholderia sp. WP9 genomic window, CCCGTGTGCCATGGCGTGCGCGCCCGACCCCTGATCGACAGGGGTTGGGCGCGTGCGCGGCCCAGGAGACACTAACAATGAGTCAAGCGATCGAAGTCAAGGTGCCGGACATCGGCGATTACAAGGACATCCCTGTGATCGAGGTGCTGGTGAAGGCGGGTGACACCGTCGAGAAAGAGCAATCGCTCGTTACGCTGGAATCCGACAAGGCGACCATGGACGTGCCGAGCTCGGCCGCCGGCGTCGTCAAGGAAGTGAAGGTCAAGGTCGGCGACAACGTCTCGGAAGGTTCGTTGATCGTCGTGCTGGAAGGCGCTGAAGGCGGCGCGGCTGCGCCTGCTCCGGCGCCTGCCGCTGCACCGGCTGCGGCTGCGGCTGCGGCTGCGGCGCCGGCACCAGCTGCCGCACCCGCGGCCGCCGCGGGCGGCGGTCTGCAGGAAGTCAAAGTACCGGATATCGGCGACTACAAAGATATTCCCGTGATCGAAGTCGCGGTGAAGGTCGGCGATCGCGTCGAGAAAGAGCAGTCGCTCGTGACGCTCGAATCCGACAAGGCGACCATGGACGTGCCGAGCTCGGCTGCCGGTATTGTCAAGGAACTGAAGGTCAAGGTCGGCGATACCGTCTCGGAAGGCTCGGTGATCGTGGTGGTGGAAGCGGAAGGCGGCGCGGCTGCGCCGGCTCCGGCTCCGAAGCAGGAAGCCGTCGAGAAGCCGTCCGATGCGCCGGCCACGCCGTCGCCGGCTCCGGCGGCGCCGTCGGCGCTCGCTCAGGCACCGGTCATTCCGGCCGGCGAAGGTGGCGCGCGTCACGCGAGCCATGCGTCGCCGTCGGTGCGCAAGTTCGCGCGCGAACTCGGCGTCGACGTGACACAGGTGCAGGGCACGGGTCCGAAGGGCCGCATCACGCAAGCCGACGTGACCGCCTTTATCAAGGGCGTCATGACCGGCCAGCGTGCGGCGCCGGCCGGTGCTGCCGCACCGGCTGCGGCAGGTGGTGGCGAACTGAACCTGCTGCCGTGGCCGAAGGTCGACTTCACGAAATTCGGTCCGATCGATCCGAAGCCGCTGTCGCGCATCAAGAAAATTTCGGGCGCGAATCTGCATCGCAACTGGGTCATGATTCCGCACGTCACCAACAACGACGAAGCGGACATCACCGATCTCGAAGCGCTGCGCGTGCAGTTGAACAAGGAGAACGAAAAGGCCGGCGTGAAGATCACCATGCTGGCTTTCGTGATCAAAGCTGTTGTTTCGGCCTTGAAGCAGTTCCCGACGTTCAATGCCAGCCTCGACGGCGACAACCTGGTGTTCAAGCAGTACTTCCATATCGGGTTTGCGGCTGACACGCCGAATGGTCTGGTCGTTCCTGTCATTCGCGATGCGGACAAGAAGGGCTTGATCGATATCGCCAAGGAAATGGCCGAGCTGTCGAAGGCCGCCCGCGACGGCAAGTTGAAGCCGGATCAGATGCAAGGCGGGTGCTTCTCGATTTCGTCTTTGGGTGGCATTGGCGGCACGAACTTCACGCCGATTATCAATGCGCCTGAAGTCGCCATTCTTGGTCTGTCGCGCGGTGCGATGAAGCCGGTTTGGGATGGTAAGCAGTTCGTGCCGCGTTTGATCCTGCCGCTTTCTTTGTCGTATGACCATCGGGTGATTGATGGTGCTGCGGCGGCCAGGTTCAATGCGTATCTTGGGGCGCTTCTTGCCGATTTCCGGCGTGTGATTCTTTGATCGTGGGGTTGCGCGGGGCGCGGGTGGGTTTTTCTGTGATCCGCGTCTCTCTGTAGAACCTGTTTTCGCGTCGGTCTATTAGCGTTGCCCCTGTGCGGGGCGGCACCTACTTTTCTTTGTCCCACAGGGACTACCTTCGGGTCGTCTTCCAAAGAAAAGTAGGCAAAAGAAAGGCGCGTCCTTGGGCGGACAGCAAAGGCTGATTCTGTCCACGGCGTTGCCAGCTTTTAGGCTGCTGTGGGGTGGGGTTCTTCTTCATCACGGTCAATAAGAGAAGGGGACACTAATGAGTCTCGTCGAAGTAAAAGTGCCGGATATCGGCGACTTCAAAGACGTCGATGTCATCGAAGTCAATATCAAACCGGGCGATGTCATCGAGAATGAACAGGCGCTGATGACGCTCGAGTCCGACAAGGCCTCCATCGAAGTGCCGAGCGATACCGCCGGCACGGTCAAGGAAGTCCGCGTCAAAGCCGGCGACAAAGTCTCGCAAGGTACGGTGATCGCGCTCGTCGAAACATCGGCAGACGCGGCGCCCGCGAAAGATGCACCGAAGGCTCCGGCCA contains:
- the aceF gene encoding dihydrolipoyllysine-residue acetyltransferase produces the protein MSQAIEVKVPDIGDYKDIPVIEVLVKAGDTVEKEQSLVTLESDKATMDVPSSAAGVVKEVKVKVGDNVSEGSLIVVLEGAEGGAAAPAPAPAAAPAAAAAAAAAPAPAAAPAAAAGGGLQEVKVPDIGDYKDIPVIEVAVKVGDRVEKEQSLVTLESDKATMDVPSSAAGIVKELKVKVGDTVSEGSVIVVVEAEGGAAAPAPAPKQEAVEKPSDAPATPSPAPAAPSALAQAPVIPAGEGGARHASHASPSVRKFARELGVDVTQVQGTGPKGRITQADVTAFIKGVMTGQRAAPAGAAAPAAAGGGELNLLPWPKVDFTKFGPIDPKPLSRIKKISGANLHRNWVMIPHVTNNDEADITDLEALRVQLNKENEKAGVKITMLAFVIKAVVSALKQFPTFNASLDGDNLVFKQYFHIGFAADTPNGLVVPVIRDADKKGLIDIAKEMAELSKAARDGKLKPDQMQGGCFSISSLGGIGGTNFTPIINAPEVAILGLSRGAMKPVWDGKQFVPRLILPLSLSYDHRVIDGAAAARFNAYLGALLADFRRVIL